The following DNA comes from Podarcis raffonei isolate rPodRaf1 chromosome 10, rPodRaf1.pri, whole genome shotgun sequence.
TGTGttcagaaaaggaagaaaaaaacagtTCAAAAATTATAAAGTGTTCTCTGAAATCTAATTGAAGCGGAGTGTTCTATTACTGTTAATAACAAGTCAACCTTGTACAGTTCGCTTTTCATCCAACTTTGGCAAGAACTTTAAAGACAGGGAAGGAACCTTATGAATAATGCAAATGTGCtgtacttttaaaatacaaagcagTGGCTGCCCACATAGCTCTCGAAATAGGTTTGTACAATACTGAGAAGAGTGCAATGAATGTCAGTATcaaactgcttccttctctcttATAAATTGCATTTCAGTGATTGGTTTGATGTGTGAATTCAAGATATGGGGCAATATAGGCAGATAGCATTGAGTATTAAAGGAAGCCTGCCTTCGGCCATGTAAGATAGCCCACCAAGATGCTTAATAAATCACCTATTTTTTGCAGTTTTggggaggatttttttaaaaaaggaaggtacAATATATGGCTGTAGTGTTATGTTCAGCTTGGTGGGCTATGGATAttggttcccccacccacccagaagtAGCCATATCAGTCTGTTGCAGCTAAAAGAGAAGGGGACAGGAACGCGTAGTTCTATTTATAACCTAAACCTCTGGAAATTAGCAAcatgcagaaaaataataatggtacAATTTCATTCAGAGGTTTCATATGGAACAGATTTCTATAAAGGGTATAAATGATTTTCAGGTTCTGCTACAATTCTTCTCCCAAAGGATAGCATTGTAGGAATATAGTAACGATGCAGGTGAAAGTGATCAAACTCGAataagggggcgggggagagatgtGAGGGCTAGGTGCAGTTTTGTCTGTTCCCACGCTTGCCAGGTGTTGTCCGGACTCGCAAAACGGAAGAGGTGTTTTATGTTGTTGGAGTTTTTGTGCACACTTCTGACTGAGGCAAAAGGAATCTCATCTCCAGAAGGGCTTAATGTTTCATTGCTTGCACTGCATCAGGGCAATGTGGTGTCccttttccccaccaccaccttcaggCAAGAAGTATAGCATCAGTTTCTATGGTAGCTTTTGTGTATTAAGTACAGGCCAAGCAGACTCACTCATTCTTTATTCATTCAGAAACACGCCTTAATTGAGAGACTTTTGCCCTGTGCTAACGCTCCCAGAGAGTGCATATGGCAGCACTTCTTTTTTGGCAAAGCAGACGTTTGTGATTATTTCCACCCTTTGTTCACTTTCTTGCTTTTGTGTCACGGTAGCAATAAAGAATTCTTCCAACATCTGTTAGTTCATAATTTCTGTTTGGAGTGGGTGCAGAGAGGACAGAAGTTGCAGTTTGGCAACATCCGCAGGACCATAGATCAACCACACTTGCAGCAGAGATGGTTTAAATTTGCACACACTGCCTTGAAAACAAATGCCTTAGAATGCAGCGAATGCTTGCATTTGCGCGAGTTTCGCATGCATGTCCTTGTTATCTTTTCTGCCTGATTCAAACAGTTCTCTTATGTTTCCAGCGAGACAGtcatcttctttcctgcaggaaATGTATGTTCCATCACAAAAAACCAAACCTTTCACCTTTCGTTTCAGTACATGAGGAAATATATTGCCTAATCCTGCAGCCATCCTTTATTTGAGTTATGGACAGttgctttgaaaaattaaaagaaaaggcaCCGATTTTAAAAGCTTGTCTCTTTCTTTTTGCCCCCTAGACTGTTTATTCTATGGCCCAGTTCCCTTTCCCACAACTAGCAGAATTACGGGAGAAATATACATACAACATTACTCCTTTTCCTGCCTCAGTGAAATCAGCTTCAGGGTAAGTCTGTCCTCACCTCTTGCCAGTACCATATATTGTAATCCAGGCAAGATCTGTATATAAAAGGGACAAACGTAGATGATTATGTATCTTGAGCCTGGTGAACTGTTCAGTTTATTATAGATGCATTTGCAAGTCCAGGTCAGCAGTGTGTCTGTGTGCTTTCCTTTTGCAGATGGCTGGGAAAAATTAGAGACAGTGATGAGGAGAACGACCTTGATGATGAAGATTCCATAGCTAATGTCATTGGTTGCCTTGGGCCATTCAGTGGGTTTCTAGCCCCAGAACTACAGAAGTATCAAAAGCAATTCAAAGGTAAAGAATGTAAACATTACAGCATCACCATAGGAGCCTCTTTCCCCCATGGGTTTATCTTGCAGTTCTGCTATGTAGTTTAGAGGCCGGCAGATTACCATCCCTGGGCATCAGCCTTTAATCAAATGCTCGAAGGACAAACCATGCCATTCCGTGGCCTATGAAAGGTGGGTACAGGAGCATTTGATTAATATGGCCCATTGGATTTAAAATGGTTTTTACATATGTTTTTattactgattttttaaatagttGAGTCACATTAGGCTGTTTCATAGGAAGTGCTTCATAGGTGAAATATAGCTGTCTCTTTGGTGCTGATCACAGTACAAtcaaacctcggctcctgaaCAGCTCCATTTTCGAAcagtttggctcccaaacaccaaaaacccagaagtaaatgctctagtttttgaacatttttcagaagccgaatgtccggcgCAGcttctgagtgcaggaagctcctgcaaccaacaGGAAGCTGCGATTCAGTTGTTGAaagtttcagaagccaaatgggcttccggaacagattatgtccGACAACTGCGGTTTGACTGTACGATAGAATGGTATTTTATCTCAGATATAATGCGATTGGGCTCACAACTGAGCAATTAGAGAGGAGCAGTGTATCCCTTCCTTAACTACGttctgttccccacccccatgatgGCTTGCTGTGTACTTTTGAGAACAGCGTTTCTAAGTAATATTCAAAGTCACATCAAGATGAATATATGGTAATTTTTTTGTTGATAGTTCCTGAGGGTTTAAGTACAGGCCGGTAACAGTTTCATGTTGACTACTGCTGATCTTTTGAGGTTTAAAATTTGCCAGCCGTTTAAATGCAAGTACAGACAATGCCAGGTTATTGAAATCCTCTGCTCatgtaaggcagggatggggaatctgtgccccCCAGGTGATTTTTGGATTGCGGCTACCTTCATCCCCAACCAGCAATGCCAGTGGTTAGGGGATAATGAGAGTTTATAGTccaaacagcatctggagggctacagtttTTCCTCCCCCGATTTAAGGACGGTGGGGTTGCCATTATGTAATACATTCTGATGCGTTTCTCATGCTCTCTTTCTACTATGCATAGATCATAATGAAGAGCAGACTCTAGGTTCCAGCAATATTGCAGAGCTAAGCCCTGGAGCAATAGATGCCTGTCGGAGCGAATACCACGCCGCTTTTAACAGTATGATGATGGAACGTATGACCACAGACATTAATGCGCTGAAAAGGCAGTATTCACGGATaaagaagaaacagcagcaacaggTCCATCAGGTGTACATCAGAGCAGGTAAATTGCTTGTGTTTGGAAGCGCAAGTTAGCTTCATGTGCATGAGAAAGCAAATCATGTTTTTGTGTTCATCTATAGAAGACGAAAAGAATGAAGTAGTTGGAAGGATCTCATCTGACTAAAGAGCTTGTCACTTATAAAGACGATGTtgatatttgtttttcttttgttaggGTCTGAAGATGATGACCCTGGGATTATGTTAGATCCCAGGGACCAGCCGAATAATGGTATTTAAAGATATCTATGCTAATCTTGGATACAATATTGATTTCTCTGATTTTACTAACAGCTCTGGCATCCTTGGAATTGGGGTGAAATGTTCTGAATTCCCAATTGGATGGACAGTGATTTGGCATCAGAACTATCAACAAATTACAAGATTAGATATGAATTGGCTGGACTTAGAACAAATATGTTTCAACGCTGATTCAGCATAAAGTGCACATACTGTCGCTGCTGATCAGTAAATACCCTTTGTGACAGTATTATCTGTGGGATGAACCATTTGAAAACTGAACTTTCACTTTACTGCTAGAGATGGGTCGTACCTCCTAACAGTGGTGAGGAATCTTATCCCACATCTGACAGTACGGCCTTCCTGTCCCAGGCTGGATTTTCAGCTCCATCTTTCATAGGAAATACCCCATGAAATGCAATTTTGAAAATCTAAGAAATATAGTATGCACAGAACAACcatgtggcaaaaccaaattGATGAAGGTTTTCATTTCCCAGGATTGCCAAAGCCCCTTTTCACTAACCTTAATCAATTgtcttatatatatatccttTGGCACTCTCTCTCTCGTCTCTCTGTGACTGGATATTCTGCTGGGAAATGGTCTGTCTTGGTTACCATATTAAATTGCTGAATGTTCTTTCTATGAAATGGAGTATTTACCCAGCTGCTTGGTTATAGACACCTTTGTGTGGTCGTCAGGACAAGGCAGAGGCAGAAGGCAGAGTCTAGCATGCTATTCACATGATTTAGTAGTTAAACTAAACCAACCCATAGTACCTAATCCATCAATTTATTCATCTGTTGTGTATGTGTATAGCTTCGTAATATATTTAATTGCACATTCTTGCTTTCTTTGGTCTTTACTGCCTTGAAAAGAAGGCTTGGGTTAGgatcttcatttttatttgcttGGGATAGGTGTCAGAGAAATTTGTAAAGAGGATCACTGCTGCTCAGTTAAACATATCTGAACTGTAACTTCAGTAGTAGAGTCACATAATCCtgactgaaactctggagagacactgccagttagtgtaagtgctgaactagatgaatcAGTAGCCTGATTTGGTATATGTAACTTCCTATGTACCAGATGTTTTCCCTTTAAAAGTAAATAAGTCCTACTTACCGAATGCTTTTCTTAGTTCTGAATCAACATAAAATACATTTCCCTTGCTTTCTTCAGGCTGCTAGATGCTCTGTTTCTTGTTGCATTTGCCCCCCTCCCAGTCAACAGAAACTATGGAGCCTGCTattaagaaagagagagacatgAGAAGCACATGGTCAAATATCTGGGTCAGTTTTGGATTGGAAAATGCAGTGTATAGCAGGGATAGAAGGATCTTTCAACTTACGTTCTCTCGGTTACTCATTTTTCTATTCTTAAATCACGTCCTCTACATTTCTGTAGCAATCTGATTCATGAAAACTGatcaacattttaatgcaaatttctcctaatgaacacattttgATAATCGGTTTTgaccaatgcacacatttttgcaagacaTTTCCCCtcttataatgcattttatgtcaTTTTCACTGATGCATATTAATActttcccctaatgtaatgcatttttaaaataaaggttgATTGGAGAAcaccaccacaaaattcagataagcgcTAATTTTGAGGGATAGCTTTGTTTCTGTTCTCATATAATTTTCCTGAAAGTGCTAATTTGATAGATCTGCATTTAATTTCAAACTTAatttaatttctcccccacccgtatgtgtgtgtgtttgtgtatcagACTGGTCAGGTTTGCTTTAATGTTTGATCATTTTCCTTGCCTCATTCAATAGTGTGCTTCTTAAACGTTTGTTTTCTTCAGATAAAGGACCAGTTACTAGTCTTCTGCCCTCTCAAGTGAACCATTCTCCAGTGATCAACCACCTTCTGCTAGGAAAGAAGATAAAGCCAACTAACAGGTCTTCCAAAAATGCTATTATTCATGTTCCAAATCACGCAGGAGGGAAGATGTCACCTAGTCCCCACGAAGATCTTAAAACAAAGCTCAACTCTCCTTGGCGCACTCACATTAGGGTGCATCGAAAGAATATAGCAAGAGCCAAAGGCCAGCTGGGCTATGGAGATACAATAGGGTTAATAGAAGAGCAGAATGAAGGTGTGAAAACCAGTAGCTCCAATGGGAAAGAAGAGGCTCCAAGCAAATCTGAATCTATGGAAATCGAAGGCAGTGATTCAGATGCCCGGACTGCTGAAGGACAGTCTCCTGAACCAAGTTACAAAGATGCCAATGCCAGCGTCAATGTATCAGCTGTTCAGCTGAAGCTCGAAGCCCTGGAACTTACCCAAAATGACAAAGATGATGTTGAATCAGTATCAACTTCGTTCTGTCAAACACCTCTATCCGAGTTCCCAAATTCGCCCAGTGACAGTGGGACAGTGGCAAAATCTCCCCAAGCTGCCACTACTAAACCACAAGTCTTCAGTCCTTTTCCCAGTGTCAAACCTCTCAGAAAATCAGCTGCGGCCAGAAACCTAGGATTGTATGGTCCAACCGAGAGAACCCCAACTGTACATTTCCCACAGATGAGCAGAAGCTTTAACAAGCCTTCAAGCGGTAACAGCGGGTCAAAAAAACGATGATGTATATATCGCTGgctcatcatcataatcatcatctcggtttttattatgtgtgtgtTGGTTGTTCTGAAGGAGTTTCTGAATAATTTCATTTCTTAATTGAAATAATGAAGATAAGTCACAACTGGAACATAAACTGTATGATCGAAGATctgtctttttttaatataacgTGGAGTAGTGAAAGTACACAGTGCCACATACAGTTTTCATGTTCAAAAAATGAACATTGACTTTCAGCAATGAGAAGCTGTCATATGGCATTCGGTAATGCAGTGATAGGACAGTTTTCCCCCTGTCAGTTCATCAAGAAGACTACCACCTTTTATGGTTCAGTGGCTAATTAGCAGAGCCTTGTAGCTGCCTCAATGAAGTGCACTGAACTTCAAAATTTAAGGCggatcaaaatattttttttaaaaactgcttctgTATAATATATACAGAATATATTTGAGCAGCTGACACATTAGCTGTGTTTTAGCATTTTCCACTTGAATGCCACTGGTGTTACTTCCTTTAATTATTTTTGATATAATAATTATCACCTTGGATCGGGTAAAAAGGGAAGTTGAAATGTGTTCTATGACTTGATCGTGGCTCCCTAAATGATGACCTTCAGTGAGTCACGGGACTGTcggaatatatatttaaatctgTTCGTTAATTTATCACTAAAATTCCTAGAAGTATCTGGTATTAAAGACAAATCTTCCTTAGCCTTTTTGATAAGGTTAAGTCACTTTTCATGTTGACTGCTGGGCAGTGTTGTTCCACGGTGTATGTTAATTCCCTAATGTGTCAGCTTCCCGGCTGAGGAAAATTTATGGCTGTATCCATTATCCTTTAGTTGAAGTTCTCTGAATGGGTTGCATCTCATCCTGCAATCCACAGTTGGTTCAGGAAATGTACTCCCACATAGCACAACAAGAATCCTCCAGACTTCTCTAAGTAATAGCTCTTAGGTTGCAGTCCTGAACAGACTTACCTGGAACGTAGATCCCCAGTTGAACgcagtagaacttacttctgaatagacatgcatgcGATTGTGCTGAATGTGTAACTCTTATGTTTTCAGCGAACAGATAAACCAGCACAGAAGAATAAAGGATCAGTGCAGAATCTAAAGTATCATGCACCTAGATTGCTAACAAGTTTTGGTTTTCCCATGATTTCTGAGCAGCAGTCTACATGCTTCACAGCAAGCCAGTTATGAACCTGAGGAAGGCTCAAAAACAGTTTGTGATATGGCACCAGGTGGgcgtacttttaaaaataaaaataaaaaatcctactGTGTTGGCTTGTCCAATGTACTTCTTTAGGCCTCAGCTGCTGATTCTCCAGTATCATATAAAAGGCATAGGATTTGGTCCTCGAAACACTGACCCAAAACCAATTTGGATTCCAACTTTATTTTGGAAACCTCTGTAGTTTCCTACCCTGAAAGACAATTATGTCCTTCGCCGTGTGAATTTTTCAGAGCTAATATTTTGTCCACATTAAATATTTCTGTAAAAATGATTTCTTCCCATTCCTAAAGGAGTAATGAAAGCAGCTAAAAACTAAGCTAAAATTATATCCAAGATTAGCAATTTGCAAACCCATAAAACATTCTGAAATTGCTTGACACCCCATTTACTCCAATGGAAAGCACTAGAGGGAATCTTATCTGGGGTCTaccctgtgcatgcacacaatacATTTCAGAGCTGTCTGAGGCTGAGGTCAGTGTCATATGTGGAATTCTGCATGGGTACTAGAGCCCTCCCTGTCCCTGCACATCAATAGGAGCAGCTAGTTTTGGCATGTTGTATCTACCTTTACATTATGATGACAGGTAGTTCTGGACCCATCACTGTTGCCACCTGAGTGGTGCCAGTAAGAAACTGAAATAACTTACTGAGTCTGTCTGCCTTTTGTGCGCTGTGATTTAAGATACTTTGGTGTTAAACTTTGTATCTTTGATGTATACAATGTACTATAGATATTGTAACATAAATATATACAGGATAATATATACAGGATGTATGAAATGGTGTCTTTGTCGGAGAAGTTTTATCTGTGTTTGTGTCTGAGTCTAATGGGTATAGTTGATGCCATTTTCTGTCTTGTAGATTAAATAGGACTTaccaataatgcattttaaatattaataataatgagtTGCCTCCAATTTCTTGCAGTAAGGCAGGGTTTCTAAATCTCAaatatttttaacaaaacaaaaatgcacagcCCATGATTATCCATGCTGTGTGCATGATCTGCAAATGATCTCTTGTAGATAAATAATTGAATCAGGATGCCTTTCTAGTATACAGAATACACTAGATGATATGatattgtaaaaacaacaacaacaccttaatTACTGTGCCTGTGATGAAATAGAAA
Coding sequences within:
- the TBC1D30 gene encoding TBC1 domain family member 30 isoform X3; amino-acid sequence: MRQDRLASSLRRGGRCLKRQSTGGGGGGGGVGTILSNVLKKRSCISRTAPRLLCTLEPGVDTKLKFTLEPSLGQNGFQQWHDALKAVARLPTGIPKEWRRKVWLTLADHYLRSIAIDWDKTMRFTFNDRSNPDDDSMGIQIVKDLHRTGCSSYCGQEAEQDRVVLKRVLLAYARWNKSVGYCQGFNILAALILEVMEGNEGDALKIMIYLIDKVLPDSYFVNNLRALSVDMAVFRDLLRMKLPELSQHLDTLQRAANRESGGGYEPPLTNVFTMQWFLTLFATCLPNHTVLKIWDSVFFEGSEIILRVALAIWAKLGEQIDCCETADEFYGTMGKLTQEMLEGDLIDSNELMQTVYSMAQFPFPQLAELREKYTYNITPFPASVKSASGWLGKIRDSDEENDLDDEDSIANVIGCLGPFSGFLAPELQKYQKQFKDHNEEQTLGSSNIAELSPGAIDACRSEYHAAFNSMMMERMTTDINALKRQYSRIKKKQQQQVHQVYIRAGSEDDDPGIMLDPRDQPNNDKGPVTSLLPSQVNHSPVINHLLLGKKIKPTNRSSKNAIIHVPNHAGGKMSPSPHEDLKTKLNSPWRTHIRVHRKNIARAKGQLGYGDTIGLIEEQNEGVKTSSSNGKEEAPSKSESMEIEGSDSDARTAEGQSPEPSYKDANASVNVSAVQLKLEALELTQNDKDDVESVSTSFCQTPLSEFPNSPSDSGTVAKSPQAATTKPQVFSPFPSVKPLRKSAAARNLGLYGPTERTPTVHFPQMSRSFNKPSSGNSGSKKR
- the TBC1D30 gene encoding TBC1 domain family member 30 isoform X4 — translated: MRQDRLASSLRRGGRCLKRQSTGGGGGGGGVGTILSNVLKKRSCISRTAPRLLCTLEPGVDTKLKFTLEPSLGQNGFQQWHDALKAVARLPTGIPKEWRRKVWLTLADHYLRSIAIDWDKTMRFTFNDRSNPDDDSMGIQIVKDLHRTGCSSYCGQEAEQDRVVLKRVLLAYARWNKSVGYCQGFNILAALILEVMEGNEGDALKIMIYLIDKVLPDSYFVNNLRALSVDMAVFRDLLRMKLPELSQHLDTLQRAANRESGGGYEPPLTNVFTMQWFLTLFATCLPNHTVLKIWDSVFFEGSEIILRVALAIWAKLGEQIDCCETADEFYGTMGKLTQEMLEGDLIDSNELMQTVYSMAQFPFPQLAELREKYTYNITPFPASVKSASGWLGKIRDSDEENDLDDEDSIANVIGCLGPFSGFLAPELQKYQKQFKDHNEEQTLGSSNIAELSPGAIDACRSEYHAAFNSMMMERMTTDINALKRQYSRIKKKQQQQVHQVYIRADKGPVTSLLPSQVNHSPVINHLLLGKKIKPTNRSSKNAIIHVPNHAGGKMSPSPHEDLKTKLNSPWRTHIRVHRKNIARAKGQLGYGDTIGLIEEQNEGVKTSSSNGKEEAPSKSESMEIEGSDSDARTAEGQSPEPSYKDANASVNVSAVQLKLEALELTQNDKDDVESVSTSFCQTPLSEFPNSPSDSGTVAKSPQAATTKPQVFSPFPSVKPLRKSAAARNLGLYGPTERTPTVHFPQMSRSFNKPSSGNSGSKKR